Proteins co-encoded in one Arachis hypogaea cultivar Tifrunner chromosome 13, arahy.Tifrunner.gnm2.J5K5, whole genome shotgun sequence genomic window:
- the LOC112732465 gene encoding protein SPA1-RELATED 2, producing the protein MDQELINESMRLGVVAEGLQLQTKDEELSINPESNKIIKPQVDHNDSSHIPPPECNDVRQGTMSRLQHPIRLSSDADDMVEELTVRSCNGSSLDIGTQGNQGPAYNTQSQMQLASDSGVGTLLLGDTGCRNSDQASSKVISRSGFAEYFIKNTIKGKDIVCKNSSSIGLTVESRDQNLMKAGIGTQMDSSVPLSPVSTTAKSPYNAPLPRSHGSECNGVSLREWLNAGRLKRSKAECLSIFRKIVDLVDGSHSQGFALRNLNPSYIKVLPSNQVIYLGLQKHMLDNGANSEVLQLRSSSIRKRMSEQETSPSHDAWLKKQKFNEYVRGVGDRSQCASRPDLYLQITVDSKVGAAGSKDYHNQYKCVQFPKHNIWKVPSVPDISNGGLLQLISLNERSEDKWYKSPDGGCTTSANIYSLGVLFFELLSQFDSEGSHIAAMSDLHLRILPQAFLSENPLEAGFCLWLLHPESSSRPTTREILRSEVFNGIQEVYSEKLLLDFDKAEAQSELLLHFLILLKEERQKNAFKLEEVTRFLESDIEEVVRGHSSGKYLVSAGLHNDISCHNESSSLNKKPSCSESVSPACPISNANQMRVIRNMCQLENAYVSMRSKIQIPETDAATHPDKDIPRDRFVAQRGKEQDKKTDSLGAFFDGFCKYLRYSKFEERSILRNSDINSLGNVICSLSFDRDEEYFAAAGVSKKIKIYEFSSLFNDLAEIHYPVVEMSNESKFSCVCWNSYIRNYLASTDYDGVVKLWDGITGQGFAHFTEHEKRAWSVDFSPAYPTKFASGSDDCSVKLWSINERNCVGTIQNVANVCCVQFSAYSSNLLAFGSANYLTYCYDLRNLRSPLCVLAGHHKAVSYVKFLDSVTLVSSSTDNTLKIWDLNKTSPVGPSTNACSLTLSGHTNQKNFVGLSVADGYIACGSETNEVYAYYKSLPQQITSHKFGSVDPINGKKTYDDYGHFVSSVCWKGKSDMVIAANSSGCIKVLQIV; encoded by the exons ATGGATCAAGAATTGATTAACGAGTCTATGAGATTGGGGGTTGTTGCTGAGGGTTTACAACTCCAAACTAAAGATGAGGAGCTTTCAATAAACCCCGAGagcaacaaaataataaaaccccAAGTTGACCACAATGACTCCTCCCATATCCCACCCCCAGAATGTAATGACGTTAGACAAGGTACTATGTCACGACTTCAGCATCCAATTCGTCTTTCCAGTGACGCTGATGATATGGTTGAAGAATTGACAGTGAGAAGTTGCAATGGTTCGAGCTTAGATATTGGAACACAGGGCAATCAAGGGCCTGCGTATAATACTCAGAGCCAAATGCAGCTAGCAAGTGATTCAGGAGTTGGAACTTTACTTCTTGGTGATACTGGGTGTAGAAACAGTGACCAAGCTTCCTCAAAAGTTATATCTAGATCAGGATTTGCTgagtattttattaaaaatacgaTAAAGGGAAAGGATATTGTGTGTAAAAATTCATCTTCTATTGGCTTGACTGTTGAGTCTAGAGATCAGAATCTGATGAAGGCTGGCATTGGTACTCAGATGGATTCCAGTGTCCCGCTAAGCCCTGTCTCAACGACTGCAAAGTCTCCTTATAATGCTCCATTGCCAAGATCTCATGGGTCTGAATGTAATGGGGTCAGTTTAAGAGAATGGTTGAACGCTGGGCGACTCAAACGAAGCAAAGCAGAGTGTTTGAGTATATTTAGAAAGATTGTAGATTTGGTGGATGGCTCACACTCTCAGGGGTTTGCATTGCGCAACCTGAACCCGTCTTATATTAAAGTGTTACCATCAAACCAGGTTATCTACCTTGGGTTACAGAAACATATGTTAGATAATGGTGCAAATTCAGAAGTTCTTCAGTTACGAAGTTCCTCTATTCGAAAAAGGATGTCAGAGCAGGAAACATCTCCCTCTCATGATGCATGgttaaagaaacaaaaatttaatgagtATGTGAGAGGTGTTGGTGATCGGAGTCAGTGCGCTTCAAGGCCTGACTTGTATCTTCAAATTACTGTTGATAGCAAAGTTGGTGCAGCTGGATCAAAAGATTATCACAACCAATATAAGTGTGTCCAATTTCCGAAACATAATATTTGGAAAGTGCCTAGCGTCCCTGACATATCCAATGGAGGTCTACTGCAGTTGATTTCTTTGAATGAAAGATCAGAAGATAAGTGGTATAAAAGTCCCGATGGAGGCTGTACGACATCAGCAAATATCTACTCTCTGGGTGTTCTCTTTTTTGAG TTGCTCAGTCAATTTGACTCTGAAGGATCCCATATTGCAGCAATGTCTGATCTTCATCTTAGGATTCTACCTCAGGCTTTCCTGTCAGAAAATCCTCTGGAAGCCGGATTTTGTCTTTGGCTGTTGCATCCTGAGTCATCATCACGTCCAACAACACG GGAGATACTACGATCTGAAGTATTTAATGGAATTCAGGAGGTTTATAGTGAAAAATTATTATTAGATTTTGACAAAGCAGAAGCACAATCGGAATTGTTATTGCATTTCCTCATCTTGTTAAAAGAGGAGAGGCAAAAGAATGCGTTCAAACTGGAAGAAGTCACCAGATTCTTGGAATCAGATATAGAAGAGGTGGTGAGGGgacatagctctggaaaatactTGGTTTCTGCTGGCTTGCATAACGATATATCTTGCCATAATGAGAGTTCATCTCTCAACAAAAAACCTTCATGTTCAGAATCAGTATCCCCTGCATGCCCAATCTCTAATGCAAACCAAATGAGAGTCATAAGAAATATGTGCCAGCTTGAAAATGCTTATGTTTCAATGAGATCTAAAATTCAGATTCCTGAAACAGATGCTGCAACTCACCCAGATAAAGATATACCAAGAGATAGGTTTGTGGCACAAAGAGGCAAGGAACAAGATAAAAAAACAGATTCTTTAGGAGCCTTTTTTGATGGTTTTTGCAAGTATCTACGTTATAGCAAGTTTGAGGAGCGGAGTATATTGAGAAATTCAGATATTAACAGTCTTGGAAATGTAATTTGCTCTCTAAGTTTTGATAGGGATGAAGAGTACTTCGCTGCTGCTGGGgtatcaaagaaaataaaaatttatgagTTCAGCTCACTTTTCAATGACTTAGCTGAAATCCATTATCCTGTAGTTGAGATGTCAAATGAATCAAAGTTCAGTTGTGTATGCTGGAATAGCTACATCAGGAACTATCTTGCCTCCACAGACTACGATGGCGTTGTTAAG CTATGGGATGGTATTACAGGTCAAGGGTTTGCTCACTTCACTGAACATGAAAAGAGGGCATGGTCTGTTGATTTCTCTCCGGCATACCCTACAAAATTTGCTAGTGGGAGTGATGATTGTTCTGTGAAGCTGTGGAGTATCAATGAG AGAAACTGTGTAGGCACAATCCAGAATGTTGCGAATGTCTGCTGTGTTCAATTCTCTGCTTATTCATCTAATTTACTGGCCTTTGGATCTGCAAATTACTTGACTTATTGCTATGATCTTCGCAATCTTAGAAGCCCCTTGTGTGTGTTGGCTGGCCATCATAAAGCTGTAAGCTATGTCAAATTTTTGGACTCTGTAACACTTGTTTCTTCATCAACCGACAATACATTAAAGATCTGGGATCTCAACAAAACCTCTCCTGTGGGTCCTTCTACTAATGCTTGCAGCTTAACCTTGTCAGGGCATACCAATCAGAAG AATTTCGTGGGTTTATCGGTTGCTGATGGATATATTGCATGTGGCTCTGAAACAAATGAG GTTTATGCCTACTATAAATCTCTTCCCCAGCAAATCACATCACACAAGTTTGGGTCCGTGGATCCCATTAATGGTAAAAAGACTTATGATGACTATGGCCATTTTGTTTCAAGTGTGTGCTGGAAAGGGAAATCAGACATGGTTATTGCGGCCAATTCAAGTGGGTGTATAAAAGTGTTACAGATTGTGTGA